Proteins from a single region of Phyllopteryx taeniolatus isolate TA_2022b chromosome 10, UOR_Ptae_1.2, whole genome shotgun sequence:
- the lingo2 gene encoding leucine-rich repeat and immunoglobulin-like domain-containing nogo receptor-interacting protein 2 isoform X1, whose protein sequence is MQSCDRMVDCLSKVMPHTVISCWQPVLGLVLLAVFVGSALGCPSRCECSAQTKAVVCHRKRMPTIPDGIPGETRILDLSKNKLTMINPDDFAAFPGLEELDLSGNIISYVEPGAFNALFGMHSLSLKSNRIKLIPLGVFSGLANLTRLDVSDNKIVILLDYMFQDLHNLKFLEVGDNDLVYISHRAFSGLLSLETLTLERCNLTVVPSEALSHLHNLVSLHLRYLSISTLHPYSFKKLFRLRHLEIDNWPSLDHVPANTLHGLNLTTLSVTNTNLSSFPYQALKHLPYLTHLNLSYNRIRHIEGGMLMDLVRLREFHLVGAQLTAIEPYTFQGLRGLKVLNVSHNRLDTLEKGIFQSPEALEVLLIDNNPLVCDCRLMWILQKRHSILFGDSQPECNTPEGIRGRPFQEFKESLLSYYVTCTKPKIRENKTQTVTVDEGQQALLHCSAEGTPRPVVSWVSPRRRVLTARSHGRLTVHNNGTLEIKSAEVQDGGVYLCLASNTAGNDTLMTSLAVKSLGSLYANRTQYYTDPSNTTANGTASVTLGLDLKTILVSTAMGCFTFLGMVLFCFLLLFVWSRGKGKHKNNIDVEYVPRSKSNGTNVDSADIQAGPHRFNMKMM, encoded by the coding sequence AGCTGTGACAGAATGGTGGACTGCTTGAGTAAAGTCATGCCGCACACGGTCATCTCATGCTGGCAGCCGGTCCTGGGACTGGTCCTGCTGGCCGTCTTCGTAGGCTCCGCCCTGGGCTGCCCCTCCCGCTGCGAGTGCTCGGCGCAGACCAAGGCCGTGGTGTGCCACCGTAAGCGCATGCCCACCATACCCGATGGAATCCCGGGCGAGACCAGAATCCTGGACCTGAGTAAGAACAAGCTGACCATGATCAACCCGGATGATTTCGCTGCCTTCCCGGGCCTGGAGGAACTCGACCTGAGTGGGAATATAATCAGCTACGTGGAACCGGGTGCCTTCAACGCCCTATTCGGCATGCATTCTCTCAGCCTGAAGAGCAACCGGATCAAGCTCATCCCTCTGGGAGTCTTCTCTGGCCTGGCCAACCTCACCCGGCTCGACGTTAGCGACAACAAGATCGTCATCCTCCTGGACTACATGTTCCAGGACTTGCACAATCTCAAGTTTTTGGAGGTGGGCGACAACGACCTGGTTTACATTTCACATCGCGCGTTTAGCGGACTTTTGAGCCTGGAGACGCTGACCCTGGAGAGGTGCAACCTCACCGTGGTGCCCTCCGAGGCCCTCTCGCACCTACACAACCTGGTTAGCCTGCACCTGCGATACCTCAGCATCAGCACTTTGCATCCGTACTCCTTCAAAAAACTGTTCCGGCTGCGCCACTTGGAGATCGACAACTGGCCCTCGCTGGATCACGTGCCGGCCAACACCCTTCACGGCCTCAACCTCACCACTCTGTCCGTCACCAACACCAACCTGTCGTCTTTCCCCTACCAGGCCTTGAAGCACCTGCCCTACCTGACGCACCTCAACCTTTCCTACAACCGCATCCGGCACATCGAAGGCGGGATGTTGATGGACCTGGTTCGCCTTCGGGAGTTTCACCTGGTCGGCGCGCAGCTCACCGCCATCGAACCGTACACCTTCCAGGGCCTGCGGGGACTCAAGGTACTCAACGTGTCGCACAACCGACTCGATACACTGGAAAAGGGGATCTTCCAGTCCCCGGAAGCTTTGGAGGTCCTCCTCATCGACAACAACCCGCTGGTGTGCGACTGCCGTCTCATGTGGATCTTACAGAAAAGGCATTCCATCTTGTTCGGGGATTCCCAGCCGGAGTGCAACACGCCCGAGGGGATCCGAGGCAGGCCGTTCCAGGAGTTTAAGGAAAGTCTGCTGTCCTACTACGTGACCTGCACCAAGCCCAAAATCCGCGAGAACAAGACGCAAACGGTGACGGTGGACGAAGGCCAGCAAGCTCTGCTGCACTGCAGCGCCGAGGGCACGCCGAGGCCCGTCGTGTCCTGGGTGTCCCCGCGGCGGCGCGTCCTGACGGCCAGGAGCCACGGTAGGCTGACGGTTCACAACAACGGCACTCTTGAGATCAAGTCGGCGGAGGTTCAAGACGGCGGCGTCTACCTCTGCCTGGCCTCCAACACGGCCGGGAACGACACCCTGATGACCTCGCTGGCTGTCAAAAGCCTGGGCTCGCTGTACGCCAACAGGACCCAGTACTACACCGACCCCAGCAACACCACTGCCAACGGGACCGCCAGCGTCACCCTGGGCTTGGACCTGAAGACTATTTTGGTGTCGACAGCCATGGGTTGCTTCACGTTCCTGGGGATGGTCTTGTTTTGCTTCCTGCTCCTGTTCGTCTGGAGCAGGGGCAAaggaaaacataaaaacaacatcGACGTGGAATATGTGCCTCGATCCAAGTCCAACGGCACCAATGTGGACTCGGCCGACATCCAGGCCGGTCCTCATCGTTTCAACATGAAAATGATGTGA
- the lingo2 gene encoding leucine-rich repeat and immunoglobulin-like domain-containing nogo receptor-interacting protein 2 isoform X2 — protein sequence MVDCLSKVMPHTVISCWQPVLGLVLLAVFVGSALGCPSRCECSAQTKAVVCHRKRMPTIPDGIPGETRILDLSKNKLTMINPDDFAAFPGLEELDLSGNIISYVEPGAFNALFGMHSLSLKSNRIKLIPLGVFSGLANLTRLDVSDNKIVILLDYMFQDLHNLKFLEVGDNDLVYISHRAFSGLLSLETLTLERCNLTVVPSEALSHLHNLVSLHLRYLSISTLHPYSFKKLFRLRHLEIDNWPSLDHVPANTLHGLNLTTLSVTNTNLSSFPYQALKHLPYLTHLNLSYNRIRHIEGGMLMDLVRLREFHLVGAQLTAIEPYTFQGLRGLKVLNVSHNRLDTLEKGIFQSPEALEVLLIDNNPLVCDCRLMWILQKRHSILFGDSQPECNTPEGIRGRPFQEFKESLLSYYVTCTKPKIRENKTQTVTVDEGQQALLHCSAEGTPRPVVSWVSPRRRVLTARSHGRLTVHNNGTLEIKSAEVQDGGVYLCLASNTAGNDTLMTSLAVKSLGSLYANRTQYYTDPSNTTANGTASVTLGLDLKTILVSTAMGCFTFLGMVLFCFLLLFVWSRGKGKHKNNIDVEYVPRSKSNGTNVDSADIQAGPHRFNMKMM from the coding sequence ATGGTGGACTGCTTGAGTAAAGTCATGCCGCACACGGTCATCTCATGCTGGCAGCCGGTCCTGGGACTGGTCCTGCTGGCCGTCTTCGTAGGCTCCGCCCTGGGCTGCCCCTCCCGCTGCGAGTGCTCGGCGCAGACCAAGGCCGTGGTGTGCCACCGTAAGCGCATGCCCACCATACCCGATGGAATCCCGGGCGAGACCAGAATCCTGGACCTGAGTAAGAACAAGCTGACCATGATCAACCCGGATGATTTCGCTGCCTTCCCGGGCCTGGAGGAACTCGACCTGAGTGGGAATATAATCAGCTACGTGGAACCGGGTGCCTTCAACGCCCTATTCGGCATGCATTCTCTCAGCCTGAAGAGCAACCGGATCAAGCTCATCCCTCTGGGAGTCTTCTCTGGCCTGGCCAACCTCACCCGGCTCGACGTTAGCGACAACAAGATCGTCATCCTCCTGGACTACATGTTCCAGGACTTGCACAATCTCAAGTTTTTGGAGGTGGGCGACAACGACCTGGTTTACATTTCACATCGCGCGTTTAGCGGACTTTTGAGCCTGGAGACGCTGACCCTGGAGAGGTGCAACCTCACCGTGGTGCCCTCCGAGGCCCTCTCGCACCTACACAACCTGGTTAGCCTGCACCTGCGATACCTCAGCATCAGCACTTTGCATCCGTACTCCTTCAAAAAACTGTTCCGGCTGCGCCACTTGGAGATCGACAACTGGCCCTCGCTGGATCACGTGCCGGCCAACACCCTTCACGGCCTCAACCTCACCACTCTGTCCGTCACCAACACCAACCTGTCGTCTTTCCCCTACCAGGCCTTGAAGCACCTGCCCTACCTGACGCACCTCAACCTTTCCTACAACCGCATCCGGCACATCGAAGGCGGGATGTTGATGGACCTGGTTCGCCTTCGGGAGTTTCACCTGGTCGGCGCGCAGCTCACCGCCATCGAACCGTACACCTTCCAGGGCCTGCGGGGACTCAAGGTACTCAACGTGTCGCACAACCGACTCGATACACTGGAAAAGGGGATCTTCCAGTCCCCGGAAGCTTTGGAGGTCCTCCTCATCGACAACAACCCGCTGGTGTGCGACTGCCGTCTCATGTGGATCTTACAGAAAAGGCATTCCATCTTGTTCGGGGATTCCCAGCCGGAGTGCAACACGCCCGAGGGGATCCGAGGCAGGCCGTTCCAGGAGTTTAAGGAAAGTCTGCTGTCCTACTACGTGACCTGCACCAAGCCCAAAATCCGCGAGAACAAGACGCAAACGGTGACGGTGGACGAAGGCCAGCAAGCTCTGCTGCACTGCAGCGCCGAGGGCACGCCGAGGCCCGTCGTGTCCTGGGTGTCCCCGCGGCGGCGCGTCCTGACGGCCAGGAGCCACGGTAGGCTGACGGTTCACAACAACGGCACTCTTGAGATCAAGTCGGCGGAGGTTCAAGACGGCGGCGTCTACCTCTGCCTGGCCTCCAACACGGCCGGGAACGACACCCTGATGACCTCGCTGGCTGTCAAAAGCCTGGGCTCGCTGTACGCCAACAGGACCCAGTACTACACCGACCCCAGCAACACCACTGCCAACGGGACCGCCAGCGTCACCCTGGGCTTGGACCTGAAGACTATTTTGGTGTCGACAGCCATGGGTTGCTTCACGTTCCTGGGGATGGTCTTGTTTTGCTTCCTGCTCCTGTTCGTCTGGAGCAGGGGCAAaggaaaacataaaaacaacatcGACGTGGAATATGTGCCTCGATCCAAGTCCAACGGCACCAATGTGGACTCGGCCGACATCCAGGCCGGTCCTCATCGTTTCAACATGAAAATGATGTGA